Below is a window of Runella sp. SP2 DNA.
CTCAAAAAGTTAAGTCGGTGAAAAGTCTTTTTTACAGGACTCATCACCCGTACACTTATCCGAATACGTTCAGAAGCCAATTCTTCGTAGTAGCTATCTCGTTCTCGTCCTAAAATAGCTGCAAGCATTCCCATTACAGTCGTGCGGGGTGGAATACTAAAACTCATCGCCGTGTTATTGGCATAGTATTTCCTGAAATGGGCGAGTTTACCACCCACGTCTAATTGTAGTATTTCCATGAGCTTAAACGCTGAACGTGATACCTGCTGCCGATTTTACTACCACTTCTTTAATAGCTTTTCCCTGACCAGTATTCTCTGCCAATACCGATTTTAATGCTGAAAGGTCAAGTGTCAAATCATCAAACTTTCTGATTTGAGTTTCTTCCAAGCCATTATTGGGAGTAACTTTAAGATAGTTACGTAAATCGCCCAGGCATCCATTGTAATATCCATCATTATAGACTACTTCCACATACAGTTTAGGATATTGATTTAGTTTTGAGCGGGTAGGTAGCGACGGTACACTATTCCAAATAGCATCACGAAAAGTTTCAACATCGGTGCCATTGAGTCCAGTACATTGGGCTGCAAACTTGTTAATAGTGCCGTTGAAGGCCAGCAAACTATAATGCACTCGATAGTCCTTGCCAAAAGTGCTACTATCATCGTTCATAATGGTAACAATAGAACTTGAATCCATTAACTGCACTTTGTGTAGCGAAAAACCCCAGTTTATTTGGATTGGTCCCGTGTAAGGTTTCGTAAAACCATCCACGGCAAATGCACAGCCAAACATCCGAATATCGGTAAACTTTTCTTTGACTAATTGCGCCAAAAGATATTTATTGAGTTCGATACTCTCAGGTTTTTTGTTTACGAAAAACTTAACCAAGTCTTCTCCGTCTTTTCGTTTACTTTTTATCTCTTCAAACTTTGTTTTCATCGTTGGGTCTTCCACAAAGAATGAATCTAAACTGTTAGAGTCGTTAAAAAGCTGGGTCAACACCGCTTTCATTTTTGTATCCATACCCACTTTTTTGTCGTCTTCCATGTTAACGAAAACGTATTTGCCAGACAATGACAAATAATCTCTGATGTATCTCTTCAAACGAGTATCGGTTACCAGATTAGTTTGAGTATCATAGTCCATGCGGGGCTTATTTTCTTGGTCGGGGTCGCCATTAGGATTGCATTGAGCCGCATCGTATAGAAATAAAAAATCTGAGTTATTGGCGATAATATTGTTCTTTTCCATTGTATTAGTTGAGATTGAATGTTAATTGAAAGAATAGCCAGATAAGATGTAAAATAGCGCTTCATCAGGTTTCATAGTCCATTGGTTTTCGTTGAAATGCTCAGTGAATTTCTTAAAAATTGGTTCCATGTAAGAGTGAAGTTTAAACTGCCTC
It encodes the following:
- the cas7b gene encoding type I-B CRISPR-associated protein Cas7/Csh2 — its product is MEKNNIIANNSDFLFLYDAAQCNPNGDPDQENKPRMDYDTQTNLVTDTRLKRYIRDYLSLSGKYVFVNMEDDKKVGMDTKMKAVLTQLFNDSNSLDSFFVEDPTMKTKFEEIKSKRKDGEDLVKFFVNKKPESIELNKYLLAQLVKEKFTDIRMFGCAFAVDGFTKPYTGPIQINWGFSLHKVQLMDSSSIVTIMNDDSSTFGKDYRVHYSLLAFNGTINKFAAQCTGLNGTDVETFRDAIWNSVPSLPTRSKLNQYPKLYVEVVYNDGYYNGCLGDLRNYLKVTPNNGLEETQIRKFDDLTLDLSALKSVLAENTGQGKAIKEVVVKSAAGITFSV